One window of Candidatus Caccoplasma merdavium genomic DNA carries:
- the atpF gene encoding F0F1 ATP synthase subunit B, producing MELFTPEFGLVFWMFLVFVILFVILAKYAWPAIMNSVDARADLIDKGVAYAQEAKSQLEHATENAQVLIGEAQQKQLEILREAAQMKSQIIEEARQAATVEAKKIIDAANVSIELARKESERQFRQQVSDFALQIAEKLMRKELAGDKQQAELVDKLLSDIENKN from the coding sequence ATGGAACTGTTTACTCCCGAATTCGGATTGGTATTCTGGATGTTCCTTGTGTTTGTCATTCTCTTTGTGATATTGGCAAAATATGCATGGCCTGCCATCATGAACAGCGTCGACGCTCGAGCCGACCTCATCGATAAAGGCGTAGCCTATGCGCAGGAAGCCAAAAGCCAGCTCGAACATGCGACCGAAAATGCCCAGGTTCTTATCGGGGAAGCCCAGCAGAAACAACTCGAAATCTTGCGGGAAGCTGCCCAAATGAAGAGCCAAATCATCGAGGAAGCCCGCCAGGCAGCGACCGTCGAAGCCAAGAAAATCATCGATGCCGCCAATGTGTCGATAGAATTGGCCCGCAAGGAGTCGGAACGGCAATTCCGTCAGCAAGTCAGTGACTTCGCTTTGCAGATAGCCGAGAAGCTGATGCGGAAAGAACTGGCCGGAGACAAACAACAAGCTGAGTTGGTCGACAAACTATTAAGTGATATCGAGAATAAAAACTAA
- a CDS encoding NADH-quinone oxidoreductase subunit B, whose translation MEMKKPKIKSMQYEDFKDNESLEKMVEELRANGTNVVVGVLDDVINWGRSNSLWPLTFATSCCGIEFMSVGAARYDMARFGFEVARASPRQADFIMVAGTIVHKMAPVLKRLYDQMAEPKYVIAVGGCAVSGGPFKNSYHVLNGVGEILPVDVYIPGCPPRPEAMLYGMMQLQRKVKLEKFFGGVNRQEQKPIEESED comes from the coding sequence ATGGAAATGAAAAAACCGAAAATAAAATCGATGCAATACGAGGACTTCAAAGACAACGAGTCTCTCGAAAAAATGGTGGAGGAGCTCCGTGCCAACGGTACCAACGTGGTAGTGGGAGTCCTCGACGATGTCATCAATTGGGGCCGGTCCAATTCCCTCTGGCCGCTTACGTTCGCTACCAGCTGCTGCGGTATCGAATTCATGTCAGTGGGAGCTGCGCGCTATGACATGGCGCGATTCGGGTTCGAGGTGGCCCGTGCCAGTCCGCGTCAGGCCGACTTTATCATGGTCGCCGGCACGATAGTACATAAAATGGCCCCCGTACTCAAACGTCTCTACGACCAGATGGCCGAACCCAAATATGTGATTGCCGTCGGCGGTTGCGCCGTATCGGGCGGTCCTTTCAAAAACTCTTACCATGTGCTCAACGGGGTGGGAGAGATACTCCCCGTCGATGTGTACATACCCGGTTGCCCGCCCCGTCCCGAGGCCATGCTCTATGGTATGATGCAGTTGCAGCGCAAAGTAAAACTCGAAAAGTTCTTCGGCGGCGTGAACCGTCAGGAACAAAAACCGATAGAAGAATCCGAAGATTAA
- a CDS encoding F0F1 ATP synthase subunit delta: MNEGLIARRYAKALLKYAQEKDKTLPVYEAARQVEASFIARPDLQEALLNPVLSAGEKEALMLSAAGVDAASSEEYLRFARLLLHERREDHLRQIMLMYQKIYRDVNHIVRAQIITAAPLDKKILSRIEAIIEQHCPSARLEFEHMVDPGIIGGFVLNVGGEQLDASLEKELKQLRLKLINSKTRL; the protein is encoded by the coding sequence ATGAACGAAGGACTTATTGCCCGCCGATATGCCAAGGCTTTGCTCAAATATGCGCAAGAGAAGGACAAGACCCTTCCCGTATATGAAGCCGCTCGGCAAGTAGAAGCGAGTTTCATCGCCCGTCCCGATTTGCAGGAAGCGCTGCTCAACCCGGTGCTCAGTGCAGGCGAGAAAGAGGCGTTAATGCTCTCTGCTGCCGGTGTCGATGCCGCTTCTTCGGAAGAATACCTTCGTTTTGCACGTCTGCTTCTGCATGAGCGTCGCGAAGACCATCTGCGCCAAATCATGCTCATGTACCAAAAGATTTATCGCGACGTGAACCATATTGTCAGAGCCCAAATCATAACGGCTGCCCCTCTCGACAAGAAGATTCTTTCTCGCATCGAAGCCATCATCGAGCAACACTGCCCCAGTGCCCGCTTGGAGTTTGAACACATGGTCGACCCCGGAATCATCGGCGGTTTTGTGTTGAACGTCGGCGGTGAGCAGCTCGACGCTTCCCTCGAAAAAGAACTGAAACAATTGCGGTTAAAATTAATAAACAGCAAAACACGATTATGA
- a CDS encoding F0F1 ATP synthase subunit epsilon: protein MTLEIISPTGILFQGEATRVTLPGTVGSFTVLQDHASLLSTLKAGELEYESDGEVKTLTVEGGFVDVNNNRVVVCLK from the coding sequence ATGACACTCGAGATTATTTCCCCCACCGGAATCCTTTTCCAAGGCGAAGCAACTCGCGTTACCTTGCCGGGGACTGTCGGTTCTTTCACCGTGTTGCAAGACCATGCTTCTCTGCTCTCGACCCTCAAAGCCGGAGAGTTGGAGTATGAAAGCGACGGTGAAGTAAAAACCTTGACGGTTGAAGGCGGATTTGTAGACGTAAACAACAACCGTGTTGTTGTGTGCCTCAAATAA
- a CDS encoding NADH-quinone oxidoreductase subunit A, whose translation MNLSLLVVVFLTGIVLVTAALLIAWLISPRSYNRQKGEAYECGIPTHGTSWMQFKVGYYLFAILFLMFDVETVLLFPWAVIVRDLGVAGLVNILFFLIILVLGLAYAWKKGALEWK comes from the coding sequence ATGAATTTATCCTTGTTAGTAGTCGTTTTCCTTACCGGCATTGTGCTGGTGACCGCAGCCCTGCTCATCGCATGGCTCATCTCACCCCGCTCGTATAACAGGCAGAAAGGAGAAGCCTATGAGTGCGGTATTCCCACACACGGAACGTCGTGGATGCAATTTAAGGTGGGATATTATCTGTTTGCCATTCTGTTTTTGATGTTCGACGTCGAGACGGTACTTCTGTTTCCGTGGGCAGTCATTGTCCGTGACTTGGGAGTCGCCGGCTTGGTGAACATTTTGTTTTTCTTGATAATCCTTGTCTTGGGTCTTGCCTATGCTTGGAAGAAAGGAGCGTTGGAATGGAAATGA
- the atpG gene encoding ATP synthase F1 subunit gamma, translating into MSTMRELKGRIGSVESSQKITGAMKMISSAKLRKAEQALRGMAPYREQLQLTINNLLEADRDYESPLTQQRPVHRVAIVLLASDEGLCGAYNSNLYKALLARITELHAEFSRQLAIDVYPAGKKVVSAVNRTVGITSCRRDGFHAKSTPDELKQFIGEMTRAFLDGTYDRVECIYTHYKSMASQIVKTRTLLPVSIEATSVAKAPARVTPYIYEPGSAAIFETVLPLFVNASFIEACLQSRTSEQGARIIAMQTASDNAGKLLDELRIEYNKLRQQGITNELLDIVGGSVR; encoded by the coding sequence ATGTCGACAATGCGCGAGTTGAAGGGAAGAATCGGCTCGGTAGAGTCTTCCCAGAAAATCACCGGTGCCATGAAGATGATTTCATCGGCAAAGTTGCGTAAAGCCGAGCAGGCTTTGCGTGGCATGGCACCCTACCGGGAACAGTTGCAGTTGACCATCAACAATCTTCTCGAAGCCGACCGCGACTACGAGTCGCCCCTGACACAACAACGTCCTGTGCACCGGGTGGCCATCGTCCTGCTGGCTTCCGACGAGGGATTGTGCGGCGCTTACAACTCCAATCTCTACAAAGCCCTGCTTGCCCGCATCACCGAGTTGCATGCCGAGTTTTCCAGACAACTTGCCATCGACGTCTATCCCGCCGGGAAAAAAGTCGTTTCGGCCGTGAACCGCACGGTCGGGATAACCTCTTGCCGGCGAGATGGCTTCCACGCCAAAAGCACGCCCGATGAGTTGAAACAGTTCATCGGCGAGATGACCCGAGCGTTTCTCGATGGGACCTATGACCGCGTAGAGTGCATCTATACCCACTATAAGAGCATGGCCTCTCAAATCGTCAAGACGCGTACCCTGTTGCCTGTCAGTATCGAGGCCACGTCTGTTGCCAAAGCTCCCGCCCGGGTTACCCCCTATATCTATGAGCCGGGCAGTGCCGCCATTTTCGAGACGGTGTTGCCCCTCTTTGTCAATGCTTCGTTTATCGAAGCCTGCCTGCAAAGCCGCACGTCGGAGCAGGGCGCCCGCATCATTGCCATGCAGACCGCCAGTGACAATGCCGGCAAGTTGCTCGATGAGTTACGCATCGAATACAACAAGTTGCGCCAGCAAGGCATTACAAACGAACTGCTCGACATCGTCGGCGGTTCGGTCAGATAA
- the nuoH gene encoding NADH-quinone oxidoreductase subunit NuoH, whose translation MFDFSIVTQWIDSFLREYMPEWGALLIEFVLIGVALLLLYALIALALIYGERKICAFFQCRLGPNRVGPYGIFQSVADMVKILIKELITIKRSDRFLFNLAPYLVILASMLTFGCMPFGRGLQVLDFNIGVFFIMAVSSIGVLGILLAGWSSNNKFTLIGAMRSGAQMVSYELSIGLSMLSVVVFAGTMQTSQLIELQSRGWFIFTGHIPMLIAFIIYLIAGTAETNRGPFDLPEAESELTAGYHTEYSGIHFGFYYLAEYLNMFIVSGIASLLFLGGWMPLHIGGWDAFNQVMDYIPSIIWFFGKTAVVMFIIMWFKWTFPRLRIDQLLSLEWKYLVPIGFVNLLLVVLITIFGIHF comes from the coding sequence ATGTTCGATTTCTCGATAGTAACACAATGGATTGACTCTTTCCTGAGAGAGTATATGCCCGAGTGGGGCGCCCTCTTGATTGAATTTGTCTTGATTGGAGTCGCCCTCCTGTTGCTATATGCACTTATCGCTTTGGCATTGATTTACGGCGAACGTAAAATCTGTGCCTTCTTCCAATGCCGTCTCGGCCCCAACCGTGTAGGCCCTTATGGAATATTCCAAAGTGTCGCCGATATGGTCAAAATCCTCATCAAGGAGCTTATTACCATCAAGCGTAGTGACCGGTTCCTTTTCAATCTGGCCCCCTATTTGGTGATACTTGCTTCGATGCTCACCTTCGGGTGCATGCCTTTCGGTCGTGGATTGCAAGTGCTCGACTTCAATATCGGCGTATTCTTCATCATGGCCGTCTCTTCGATAGGTGTGTTGGGAATCCTGTTGGCCGGCTGGTCGAGTAACAACAAGTTCACCCTCATCGGTGCCATGCGAAGCGGCGCCCAGATGGTAAGTTATGAGCTTTCCATCGGCCTCTCGATGCTTTCGGTCGTGGTGTTTGCCGGTACGATGCAGACCTCGCAACTCATCGAGTTGCAAAGCCGTGGCTGGTTTATCTTCACCGGTCACATACCCATGCTCATAGCCTTCATCATCTACCTCATCGCCGGAACGGCCGAGACCAATCGCGGCCCGTTTGACCTTCCCGAGGCAGAGTCGGAGCTCACCGCCGGTTATCACACCGAGTATTCGGGAATCCACTTCGGATTCTACTATTTGGCCGAGTACCTCAATATGTTTATCGTCTCGGGTATTGCCAGCCTGCTCTTCCTGGGCGGTTGGATGCCCTTGCACATCGGAGGCTGGGACGCATTCAACCAGGTCATGGATTATATCCCCTCGATTATCTGGTTCTTTGGCAAGACCGCCGTGGTGATGTTTATCATCATGTGGTTCAAGTGGACGTTCCCCCGTCTGCGTATCGACCAGTTGTTGAGCCTCGAATGGAAATATCTGGTACCCATAGGATTTGTCAACCTCCTGCTCGTGGTGCTGATAACCATCTTTGGCATACACTTCTAA
- a CDS encoding F0F1 ATP synthase subunit beta, with amino-acid sequence MKDNIGYISQVIGPVVDATFDGEGAQLPPIYNALKIQRPDGSDLIVEVEQHIGEHSVRCVAMDTTDGLTRGMKVVDLQRPLAMPTGNQVKGRLMNVMGNAIDHLSPLDYKDVAPIHRAAPRFEDLSINTEMLYTGIKVIDLLEPYSKGGKIGLFGGAGVGKTVLIMEMIHNIAKGHNGFTVFAGVGERTREGNDLLREMIESGVINYGDEFKKDMEEGHWNLSKVDMEKLSNSHATLVFGQMNEPPGARLRVALSGLTVAENFRDSGDGGKEILFFIDNIFRFTQAGSEVSALLGRMPSAVGYQPTLASEMGALQERITSTKYGSITSVQAIYVPADDLTDPAPATTFSFLDATTVLSRKIAELGIYPAVDPLESTSRILDPLIIGEDHYNTAQAVKQLLQHYNELQDIIAIMGVDELSDEDKLVVARARRAQRFLSQPFHVAEQFTGLPGVMVPLEETIRGFKMILNGEMDKYPEQAFLNVGTIDEAIAKGEKMLQQVQGN; translated from the coding sequence ATGAAAGACAATATCGGATACATTTCACAAGTCATCGGCCCTGTTGTCGATGCTACTTTCGACGGCGAAGGCGCACAATTACCCCCCATTTACAATGCGCTGAAAATACAACGTCCCGATGGGTCTGACCTGATTGTTGAGGTCGAGCAGCACATCGGTGAACACTCTGTCCGCTGCGTTGCCATGGACACTACCGACGGCCTCACCCGGGGCATGAAAGTGGTCGACTTGCAGCGTCCCTTGGCTATGCCTACCGGCAATCAGGTCAAAGGCCGACTCATGAATGTCATGGGCAATGCCATCGACCACCTCTCACCCCTCGATTACAAAGATGTGGCACCCATTCACCGTGCGGCTCCGCGTTTCGAAGACCTCTCCATCAATACCGAGATGCTCTATACCGGTATCAAGGTCATCGACTTGCTCGAACCCTATTCCAAAGGTGGTAAAATCGGTCTTTTCGGTGGTGCCGGTGTGGGCAAGACGGTGCTCATCATGGAGATGATTCACAACATAGCCAAAGGGCACAACGGATTTACCGTCTTTGCCGGTGTGGGTGAGCGTACCCGTGAAGGCAACGACCTGTTGCGTGAAATGATCGAATCGGGTGTCATCAACTATGGCGACGAATTTAAAAAGGATATGGAAGAGGGGCATTGGAACCTCTCCAAAGTCGATATGGAGAAACTCTCGAATTCTCATGCCACGCTGGTCTTCGGCCAAATGAACGAGCCGCCGGGAGCCCGTCTGCGTGTAGCCCTTTCGGGTCTTACCGTCGCAGAAAACTTCCGTGACTCGGGCGATGGCGGAAAAGAGATTCTTTTCTTCATCGACAACATTTTCCGTTTCACCCAGGCCGGTTCGGAAGTGTCGGCCTTGTTGGGACGTATGCCTTCGGCCGTGGGTTACCAGCCGACCTTGGCTTCGGAGATGGGCGCCTTGCAGGAACGTATCACCTCGACCAAGTACGGTTCGATTACCTCGGTACAAGCCATTTATGTGCCGGCCGACGACTTGACCGACCCGGCTCCCGCCACCACGTTCAGCTTCCTCGATGCCACCACGGTGCTCAGCCGTAAGATTGCCGAGCTGGGTATCTACCCTGCCGTCGACCCCCTCGAATCGACTTCGCGTATCCTCGACCCGCTCATCATCGGAGAGGACCACTACAATACCGCACAAGCCGTGAAACAGCTGTTGCAACACTACAACGAGTTGCAGGACATCATCGCCATCATGGGTGTCGATGAGCTCTCCGACGAAGACAAGTTGGTTGTGGCACGCGCCCGTCGCGCGCAACGCTTCCTCTCGCAGCCGTTCCACGTTGCCGAGCAGTTTACCGGCCTGCCCGGCGTGATGGTTCCTCTTGAAGAGACCATTCGCGGTTTCAAGATGATTCTCAATGGCGAGATGGACAAGTATCCCGAGCAGGCTTTCCTCAACGTGGGTACCATCGACGAAGCCATCGCCAAAGGCGAAAAAATGCTGCAACAAGTACAAGGTAATTAA
- the atpE gene encoding ATP synthase F0 subunit C, whose product MLAMILLQAAASAAAFAKVGACLGAGLAAIGAGLGIGKIGASAMESIARQPESSNDIRANMIVIAALVEGVALFAIIVCLLAIFL is encoded by the coding sequence ATGTTAGCAATGATTTTGTTACAAGCCGCTGCCTCAGCCGCAGCATTTGCAAAAGTAGGTGCCTGCCTTGGCGCCGGTCTCGCCGCTATTGGCGCCGGTCTTGGTATTGGAAAAATCGGTGCGTCGGCCATGGAATCTATCGCTCGCCAACCTGAGTCATCGAATGATATCCGTGCCAACATGATTGTGATTGCAGCCCTCGTCGAAGGTGTTGCCCTCTTCGCTATCATTGTTTGTTTGCTGGCAATCTTCTTATAA
- a CDS encoding NADH-quinone oxidoreductase subunit D, with translation MANIQEKITAFLPEVVFEEGQYPTFTVPTGKMPALARYLHDDEELQFDNLAALVGMDWGETLGVVYYLNSVKYNHWVILKAVAADRKDPLLYTVSDVWANANFEEREVYDFYGIRFIGHPDMRRIFLREDWNGFPMRKDYDTSRENNPIPETNEECSDTTVALALGADGKVEKKVVDIFDKNDYIVNIGPQHPATHGVLRFRTSLEGEIIKKIDVHCGYIHRGIEKLWEGMTYPQTLHMTDRLDYLSAHQNRHALCMCIEDALQLEVPQRAQYIRTMMDELMRISSHLLFFSTLCMDLGALTAFFYGFRERELVLDIFEETCGARMSMNYNTIGGVMADIHPDFQRKVKEFIKIMPARLKEYNQVFTGNVIARNRMIGVGHLSLEDAIRYNATGPTGRASGWACDVRKRTPYAAYDKVQFDEVLSHEGDSYARYNVRLAEIEQSLHILEQLVDNIPEGDYAVKTKPIIKVPEGRYFKQVEASRGAFGIYLESRGDKTPYRLKVVSPGFALVGVVDHLVRGAKIADLITIGGSLDYVVPDIDR, from the coding sequence ATGGCAAATATACAAGAAAAGATAACCGCCTTCCTTCCGGAAGTTGTTTTTGAAGAAGGCCAATATCCGACCTTTACCGTCCCGACCGGAAAAATGCCGGCTTTGGCTCGTTACCTGCATGATGACGAGGAGCTGCAATTCGACAATCTCGCCGCTCTTGTCGGCATGGATTGGGGCGAGACCCTCGGCGTGGTCTATTATCTCAACTCGGTGAAGTATAACCACTGGGTGATTCTCAAAGCCGTGGCGGCCGACCGCAAAGACCCCCTGCTCTACACGGTGAGCGATGTGTGGGCAAACGCCAATTTCGAAGAACGCGAAGTCTACGATTTCTATGGCATACGTTTTATCGGTCACCCCGACATGCGCCGTATCTTCCTGCGTGAAGACTGGAATGGTTTTCCCATGCGCAAGGACTATGACACCAGCCGCGAAAACAACCCCATACCCGAAACCAACGAAGAGTGCTCCGATACGACCGTGGCACTGGCTCTTGGTGCCGACGGGAAGGTCGAAAAGAAAGTCGTGGACATTTTTGACAAAAACGACTACATCGTCAATATCGGCCCGCAGCACCCCGCCACGCACGGCGTATTGCGTTTCCGCACTTCGCTCGAAGGAGAGATCATCAAGAAAATCGACGTGCATTGCGGCTACATACACCGCGGTATCGAGAAATTGTGGGAAGGAATGACCTACCCGCAAACGCTCCACATGACCGACCGTCTCGATTACCTCTCGGCACATCAAAACCGCCATGCCCTGTGCATGTGCATCGAAGACGCCCTGCAACTCGAAGTTCCCCAGCGCGCACAATATATCCGCACGATGATGGACGAGTTGATGCGTATCTCGTCGCACTTGCTCTTCTTCTCGACCCTCTGCATGGACCTCGGTGCCCTTACGGCCTTCTTCTATGGCTTCCGTGAACGAGAGCTTGTACTCGACATCTTCGAGGAGACCTGCGGTGCCCGCATGTCGATGAACTACAATACCATAGGCGGTGTCATGGCCGACATTCACCCCGACTTCCAACGCAAGGTCAAGGAGTTCATCAAAATCATGCCGGCCCGTCTGAAAGAGTATAATCAGGTATTTACCGGCAACGTCATAGCCCGCAACCGTATGATCGGCGTAGGACATCTCTCGCTCGAAGATGCCATACGTTACAACGCCACCGGACCCACCGGCCGTGCCTCGGGCTGGGCTTGCGACGTGCGCAAACGCACCCCTTATGCCGCATACGACAAGGTGCAATTCGACGAAGTGCTGTCGCACGAGGGCGATTCCTATGCCCGTTACAATGTGCGACTTGCCGAAATCGAGCAGTCGCTGCACATTCTCGAACAACTCGTCGATAATATCCCCGAAGGCGATTATGCCGTGAAGACCAAACCCATCATCAAAGTACCCGAAGGCCGCTACTTCAAGCAAGTCGAAGCCTCCCGCGGTGCATTCGGCATCTATCTCGAAAGCCGGGGCGACAAGACACCCTATCGCCTCAAAGTGGTATCGCCGGGCTTTGCCCTCGTGGGGGTTGTCGACCACCTCGTGCGGGGTGCGAAAATCGCCGACCTCATCACCATCGGTGGCTCGCTCGACTATGTGGTGCCCGACATCGACCGTTGA
- a CDS encoding F0F1 ATP synthase subunit alpha has translation MIKPSEISDILKQQLEEVDSKVSFEEVGTVLDVGDGVAHVFGLDNVSSSELVEFENGVRGVAMNLEESNVGVILMGADSNTVKENMTVRRTGKIASIPVGDGLIGRVINTLGDPIDGAGPITGETLTLPLDRKAPGVIFRQPVNQPLQTGIKAVDAMVPIGRGQRELIIGDRQIGKTSIAIDTIINQRKNFLAGDPVYCIYVAIGQKASSVATLVNTLREHGAMDYTIVLAANASDSASMRYYAPFAGATIGEYFRDSGRHALVVYDDLSKQAVAYREISLILRRPSGREAYPGDIFYLHSRLLERAAKIIANDAVAATMNDLPEALKPIVKGGGSLTALPIIETQAGDVSAYIPTNVISITDGQIFLETGLFNQGMRPAINVGISVSRVGGNAQVKAMKKVAGTLKIDQAQYRELEAFTKFGGDLDPVTAMVIDKGRKNSMLLVQPQYTPMPVEEEIAVVYCGTRGLLADVPVENVAEFEKYFLEILRGRHEQDVLTPLREGKLTPEVETILKETAQEVVKRFKK, from the coding sequence ATGATTAAACCAAGTGAGATTTCAGATATATTGAAACAGCAACTCGAAGAGGTCGACTCGAAGGTCTCTTTCGAAGAAGTCGGTACCGTGCTTGACGTCGGCGACGGTGTTGCCCACGTTTTCGGTCTCGACAACGTCAGTTCGAGTGAGCTCGTCGAGTTTGAAAACGGTGTGCGCGGTGTGGCCATGAACCTCGAAGAGAGCAACGTCGGTGTCATCTTGATGGGTGCCGACAGCAATACCGTAAAAGAGAACATGACCGTGCGTCGCACCGGCAAGATAGCCTCTATTCCCGTAGGCGATGGCTTGATAGGTCGTGTTATCAATACCCTGGGTGACCCTATCGACGGTGCCGGCCCCATTACCGGTGAAACCCTCACGTTGCCCCTCGACCGGAAAGCTCCCGGTGTGATTTTCCGTCAGCCCGTGAACCAGCCGTTGCAGACCGGTATCAAGGCTGTCGACGCCATGGTGCCCATCGGACGCGGACAGCGCGAGTTGATTATCGGTGACCGCCAGATCGGCAAGACATCGATTGCCATCGATACCATTATCAACCAACGTAAAAATTTTCTCGCCGGAGACCCTGTATACTGCATCTATGTCGCCATCGGACAGAAAGCCTCTTCGGTAGCCACCTTGGTCAACACCCTGCGTGAACACGGTGCCATGGACTATACCATCGTGCTGGCTGCCAATGCCTCCGACTCGGCGTCGATGCGCTATTATGCTCCCTTTGCCGGAGCCACCATCGGTGAGTATTTCCGCGACAGCGGCCGTCATGCCCTTGTCGTGTATGACGACCTCTCGAAACAGGCCGTGGCCTACCGTGAAATTTCGCTTATCTTGCGCCGACCCTCAGGACGTGAGGCTTACCCCGGAGATATTTTCTACCTCCACTCGCGTCTATTGGAGAGAGCCGCCAAGATTATTGCCAATGATGCGGTTGCCGCTACGATGAACGACCTGCCCGAAGCGCTGAAACCTATTGTCAAAGGTGGCGGTTCGCTCACGGCACTTCCCATCATCGAAACCCAGGCCGGTGACGTTTCGGCCTATATCCCGACCAACGTCATCTCCATTACCGACGGTCAGATATTCCTCGAAACGGGCCTCTTCAACCAAGGTATGCGTCCCGCCATCAACGTCGGTATCTCGGTATCGCGTGTCGGTGGCAACGCCCAAGTCAAAGCCATGAAGAAGGTGGCCGGTACCTTGAAAATCGACCAGGCCCAATATCGTGAGCTCGAAGCCTTCACCAAGTTCGGCGGTGACCTCGACCCCGTAACCGCCATGGTTATCGACAAAGGCCGCAAGAACAGCATGTTGCTGGTGCAACCCCAGTACACGCCCATGCCTGTCGAGGAAGAAATCGCCGTTGTCTATTGCGGTACCCGCGGCCTGTTGGCCGATGTGCCCGTAGAAAATGTGGCTGAGTTTGAGAAATATTTCCTCGAAATATTACGCGGTCGTCACGAGCAAGACGTTCTTACCCCGTTGCGTGAAGGAAAACTTACCCCCGAGGTCGAGACCATCTTGAAAGAAACAGCCCAAGAAGTAGTGAAACGCTTTAAGAAATAA
- the atpB gene encoding F0F1 ATP synthase subunit A, translating to MKKYMFHRIALLLALAFAIAPVANAAEEGEEQAFDAKEIIFEHVLDNYGWEVPFSHSTRIPLPVIVRDKDGNWSVFGSHRVMHGETYEGYYVASDGDFKGKVVTRDEAGNEYRPFDISITKNVAALFITALLLCVCFIPMARWYRRHPNGAPRKWFGFMELVFDMLYNDLIKPVLGADSRRYAPYLLTVFFFIFFMNILGLMVIFPAGANLTGNISITMVLALCTFLVVNLTGTKHYWKDLFWPEVPMWMKCPVPLMPIIEIFGAFTKPVALMIRLFANMLGGHLIVLVLISLIFIFGSMGAAVLTGTTVISVFFSLFMMLLDVLISFIQAYVFTILSTIFISLARVKGESSHESPVKE from the coding sequence ATGAAAAAATATATGTTCCATCGTATCGCCTTGCTCCTTGCCTTGGCTTTTGCCATCGCCCCCGTGGCCAACGCGGCCGAGGAAGGGGAAGAGCAGGCTTTCGACGCCAAAGAGATCATATTCGAGCATGTGCTCGATAATTACGGTTGGGAAGTGCCATTCTCTCACAGCACTCGCATACCGTTGCCCGTCATCGTGCGCGACAAGGACGGAAATTGGAGCGTGTTCGGCTCTCACCGCGTCATGCACGGGGAGACTTATGAGGGCTATTACGTTGCCTCCGACGGCGATTTCAAGGGAAAGGTCGTGACTCGCGATGAGGCGGGAAACGAATATCGCCCGTTCGACATCTCGATTACCAAGAACGTGGCGGCACTTTTTATCACGGCCTTGCTGTTGTGTGTCTGCTTCATACCCATGGCGCGCTGGTACCGTCGTCACCCCAACGGGGCACCCCGCAAGTGGTTCGGGTTTATGGAACTGGTTTTTGACATGCTCTACAACGACCTCATAAAGCCGGTGCTTGGAGCCGATTCTCGTCGGTATGCTCCCTATCTGCTGACGGTATTCTTCTTCATCTTCTTCATGAATATTCTCGGCCTGATGGTGATTTTCCCGGCCGGAGCCAACCTCACGGGCAATATTTCCATCACGATGGTTTTGGCCTTGTGCACATTCTTGGTTGTGAACCTGACCGGGACCAAGCATTATTGGAAAGACCTTTTCTGGCCCGAGGTACCCATGTGGATGAAGTGTCCCGTGCCGTTGATGCCCATCATCGAAATCTTCGGAGCCTTCACCAAACCGGTGGCTCTCATGATACGTCTCTTTGCCAATATGCTGGGCGGTCACCTCATCGTGTTGGTACTCATCTCGCTGATATTCATCTTCGGCTCCATGGGCGCGGCTGTGCTCACGGGAACGACAGTTATCTCGGTCTTCTTCTCGCTGTTCATGATGCTGCTCGATGTGCTTATCAGTTTCATTCAAGCCTATGTGTTCACCATCCTCTCCACCATATTCATCAGCTTGGCCCGCGTGAAGGGAGAGTCGTCACACGAATCACCCGTGAAAGAATAA